One Echinicola strongylocentroti DNA window includes the following coding sequences:
- a CDS encoding sodium/sugar symporter — MTSGFSTLDYVIFVIYALAIVSVGLWVSRSKKGMEKTAQEYFLADKSLTWWAVGASLLAANISAEHFIGTSGSGFAIGLGISAYEWIAAIALIIVAKYFLPIFLKHNVYTMPQFLSERFNKGVSTAFAVFWLLVYVFVNLTSVSYLGALALDKIMGIPLQYGIIGLLAFSGIYSIYGGLEAVAWTDVVQVIILVAGGLITTFLALDAVGMGDGIIAGMSNLYNDAKDHFVMIMPQGRVMVPDGVGGTRDAFQDLPGLAVILGGMWLTNLGYWGFNQYIIQKGLAAKSIEEAKKGLLFAGYLKLLMPIIVVIPGIAAYVLINDYSPEQLSQVLNMPVEQIGTIQKSDEAYPWLLRNFIPNGIRGLAFAALAAAIVSSLASMINSTSTIFTMDIYKVYFNPNANNHQLVKTGRIIAVVALAIAMVIAPQLASLDQVFQYIQEYTGYIYPGVVVVFGMGLIWRQATASAALWTAIATIPAGIVFKIFYPEMPFLLRMGYVFILLCFIASLISFSEKKKFANPDYKSNKQAAKTIASSYFFIVLGIVCAVLGFALFDSYEHLGIESIFMIAALFLMLGTILYTNVKMETADPKSFNTDPALFKTTTPFNIGAAGIILIVGLLYYFFWM, encoded by the coding sequence ATGACTTCAGGATTTTCGACATTGGACTATGTCATTTTCGTTATTTACGCATTGGCGATTGTCTCGGTAGGCCTTTGGGTATCCAGGTCTAAAAAAGGGATGGAGAAAACGGCTCAAGAATATTTCTTAGCCGACAAATCCCTCACTTGGTGGGCAGTAGGTGCCTCGCTGCTCGCCGCCAATATCTCCGCTGAACACTTCATAGGCACCTCAGGTTCTGGTTTTGCTATCGGACTGGGAATATCAGCCTATGAGTGGATCGCTGCAATAGCGCTTATTATCGTAGCGAAGTATTTCCTCCCTATTTTTCTGAAACACAATGTATACACCATGCCGCAGTTCCTCAGTGAACGCTTTAACAAGGGAGTAAGTACTGCCTTTGCGGTGTTCTGGCTGCTAGTGTACGTTTTTGTAAACCTTACTTCCGTAAGTTACCTCGGTGCATTGGCCTTGGATAAGATCATGGGCATTCCCCTTCAGTACGGAATTATTGGCCTGTTGGCCTTTTCAGGCATCTACTCCATTTATGGTGGACTGGAAGCGGTGGCATGGACCGACGTGGTACAAGTCATCATCCTCGTAGCCGGTGGCTTGATCACCACTTTTCTAGCGCTGGATGCTGTGGGAATGGGTGATGGGATTATCGCCGGGATGAGCAACCTTTACAACGATGCCAAAGACCACTTTGTCATGATTATGCCACAAGGACGGGTCATGGTGCCCGATGGGGTCGGAGGCACTAGGGATGCTTTCCAAGACCTTCCTGGACTGGCCGTAATTTTAGGTGGCATGTGGCTGACCAACTTGGGGTATTGGGGTTTTAACCAGTACATTATCCAAAAAGGCCTTGCTGCCAAAAGCATCGAAGAAGCCAAAAAAGGACTCTTATTTGCAGGCTACCTTAAGCTCCTTATGCCGATCATCGTGGTGATTCCCGGTATTGCCGCTTATGTATTGATCAATGACTATAGTCCAGAGCAACTTTCGCAAGTCTTAAATATGCCTGTCGAGCAGATCGGCACTATCCAAAAATCAGATGAAGCGTATCCTTGGCTTTTGAGAAACTTTATACCGAACGGTATCAGGGGACTGGCCTTTGCAGCCCTGGCGGCGGCGATTGTTTCTTCTTTGGCTTCTATGATCAACAGTACCTCTACCATCTTTACGATGGACATATACAAGGTATACTTCAACCCAAACGCCAACAACCATCAACTGGTAAAAACCGGTAGAATAATCGCCGTAGTAGCCTTGGCTATCGCCATGGTCATTGCACCACAATTGGCCTCTCTCGATCAGGTATTCCAATACATTCAAGAGTACACCGGATACATTTACCCGGGTGTAGTGGTCGTGTTTGGCATGGGGCTGATCTGGCGACAAGCAACGGCAAGCGCTGCATTATGGACAGCCATCGCCACCATTCCAGCGGGCATTGTTTTCAAAATATTCTACCCAGAAATGCCGTTTTTATTAAGAATGGGATATGTATTCATCCTACTTTGCTTCATCGCGTCACTCATTAGTTTTTCCGAGAAAAAGAAATTTGCCAACCCGGACTATAAATCGAATAAACAAGCTGCTAAAACAATCGCTTCCAGCTATTTCTTTATTGTCCTTGGGATCGTATGTGCAGTGCTTGGTTTTGCCCTGTTCGATAGCTATGAACACCTCGGGATAGAGTCCATCTTTATGATAGCAGCTCTCTTCCTGATGCTGGGCACCATTCTCTATACCAATGTAAAAATGGAAACTGCCGATCCGAAATCATTCAATACCGATCCGGCACTTTTCAAGACCACCACGCCATTTAATATTGGTGCAGCGGGGATTATCCTTATCGTAGGCCTGCTCTACTATTTCTTCTGGATGTAA
- a CDS encoding NUDIX hydrolase, whose amino-acid sequence MNKYSNQTRILTAIDCIIFGFDGSDYKLLLIQRGFAPEKEKWSLMGGFLQSDESLDQAANRILKKLTGLEDLYMEQMHTFSKPDRDPVERTIAVAYVALIDIQKYEQQISDKFQAHWFSMNELPHLIFDHEDMVEMAKSRLRYKAALHPILFELLPKKFTLPHLQAMYESLYETKIDKRNFTRKVLSTNMLIKEKDKDKTSSKKGAFYYSIDESKYKDQFQTVLNFIPRNEIPTANE is encoded by the coding sequence ATGAACAAATATTCCAATCAGACGAGAATCCTAACTGCCATCGACTGCATCATTTTTGGTTTTGATGGTTCAGATTACAAACTTTTGCTGATCCAGCGTGGTTTTGCCCCTGAGAAGGAAAAGTGGAGCCTAATGGGAGGATTTCTTCAGTCTGACGAATCACTTGACCAAGCTGCCAATAGGATTCTAAAAAAGCTTACTGGACTGGAGGACCTATACATGGAGCAAATGCACACCTTTAGCAAGCCTGATAGAGACCCTGTAGAGCGCACCATTGCCGTAGCCTACGTAGCCCTTATCGACATCCAAAAATATGAACAACAGATCAGCGATAAATTCCAAGCCCATTGGTTTTCGATGAATGAGCTTCCGCACTTGATTTTTGATCATGAGGATATGGTAGAGATGGCAAAGAGCCGTCTGAGGTACAAGGCGGCATTACACCCCATTCTTTTTGAGCTTTTGCCAAAAAAATTCACGCTTCCTCATCTTCAGGCAATGTATGAAAGTCTATATGAAACCAAAATCGATAAGCGGAATTTCACCAGAAAGGTGCTTTCTACCAATATGCTGATCAAAGAAAAAGACAAGGACAAGACCAGTTCCAAGAAAGGTGCCTTTTACTACAGTATTGATGAAAGCAAGTATAAAGACCAGTTTCAAACAGTCTTGAATTTCATTCCCCGGAATGAAATTCCTACCGCAAATGAGTAA
- a CDS encoding VOC family protein, with protein MSTYSQTKLNHIAVYVQDLKASAEFYGDFLELQEIEEPFKDGLHVWYNIGDSQLHLIEQQPWEVPTINKINHLCFSMEDLDGFIEKLKKNNISFEDWPGEKGKVNIRPDGIRQIYIQDPNGYWVEVNDEHN; from the coding sequence ATGAGTACCTATAGTCAAACCAAACTGAATCATATCGCTGTTTATGTCCAAGACCTGAAGGCAAGCGCTGAATTTTATGGAGACTTCTTGGAACTACAGGAAATCGAAGAACCATTTAAGGACGGGCTGCATGTGTGGTACAACATCGGTGATAGCCAACTCCACTTGATCGAGCAGCAACCTTGGGAAGTCCCTACCATCAACAAAATCAACCACCTCTGCTTCAGCATGGAAGATTTGGATGGATTTATAGAAAAGCTGAAAAAGAACAATATTTCTTTCGAAGACTGGCCAGGTGAAAAAGGTAAGGTGAATATACGACCAGATGGCATTCGACAAATCTACATCCAAGATCCCAACGGCTACTGGGTAGAAGTCAACGATGAGCATAATTAA
- a CDS encoding S41 family peptidase yields MSEEKNTSQPNVKPTKNTKSQIRLPIILALAISAGIWIGATFAEPKTDQNDLKAALYKLQEIITYIDRDYVDTVNTTKLVEHGIEKMLEELDPHSSYIPAEDAQLAQSQLDGEFDGIGVEFGILRDTIYVVAPLTGGPSEKLGIQSGDQIITVDDETVAGTGVTNRDVFDLLRGPKGSVVNVGIKRKNHKKLIDYAITRDKIPQHSINASYMINDDTGYIKITRFAATTYDEFKEAVETLKAEGMSKLVLDLQGNPGGYMGAAINIADEILSDNAMIVSQKGKVSRYNQKAFAMRPGEFEDGSVVVLINEGSASASEIVAGALQDNDRALIVGRRSFGKGLVQMPIDLSDGAELRLTIARYYTPSGRSIQKPYGDDPTEYNMDWINRYEHGEFFSADSIHFNDSLKYQTVKGRTVYGGGGIMPDYFVPMDTTMSSSYVGRLFSSDSHREFIMDYLEDNKAKFENMNFETYYNDFKFSDKALKKLIAIGEKNKVEFDEKDYEKSKSYLQILLKAHMGRNVFDDNAFYKVINDVNEIYQQGIKLFEEAEQLAFTEKAAAQ; encoded by the coding sequence GTGAGCGAAGAAAAAAACACTTCACAGCCGAATGTGAAACCAACCAAAAACACCAAATCGCAAATCAGGTTGCCCATTATCCTGGCCTTGGCCATTTCAGCAGGGATTTGGATCGGGGCCACTTTTGCTGAACCAAAGACGGACCAAAACGACCTGAAAGCAGCACTTTATAAGTTACAAGAAATCATTACCTATATCGACAGGGATTATGTCGATACGGTCAACACCACCAAACTGGTAGAGCATGGCATCGAAAAAATGCTGGAAGAACTCGATCCCCACTCTAGCTATATCCCCGCAGAAGATGCCCAACTGGCACAGAGCCAGTTGGATGGGGAGTTTGACGGTATTGGCGTAGAGTTTGGCATTCTCAGGGACACCATCTACGTCGTGGCTCCCCTCACGGGAGGTCCTTCCGAGAAACTGGGCATCCAGTCCGGTGACCAGATCATCACGGTAGATGATGAGACCGTGGCAGGCACCGGGGTGACCAACCGGGATGTTTTTGACCTACTTAGAGGCCCAAAAGGCTCTGTGGTCAATGTAGGCATCAAGCGGAAAAACCATAAAAAGCTTATCGATTATGCCATTACCAGGGATAAAATCCCTCAACACAGCATCAACGCCAGCTACATGATCAACGACGACACGGGCTATATTAAGATCACCCGTTTTGCCGCCACTACCTATGATGAATTCAAGGAAGCTGTCGAAACCCTGAAAGCAGAGGGAATGAGCAAACTCGTACTTGACCTCCAAGGCAATCCAGGTGGTTATATGGGTGCAGCGATTAACATCGCGGATGAAATTCTTTCGGACAACGCCATGATCGTTTCCCAAAAGGGCAAAGTCAGCCGCTACAATCAAAAGGCCTTCGCCATGCGCCCAGGAGAATTTGAAGACGGCTCTGTCGTGGTGCTTATCAACGAAGGCAGTGCTTCCGCTTCGGAAATCGTCGCAGGTGCCCTTCAGGACAATGACCGCGCACTCATCGTGGGAAGAAGGTCATTTGGAAAAGGACTGGTACAAATGCCGATCGATCTTTCAGACGGTGCAGAGCTGCGATTGACCATTGCCCGGTATTATACCCCTTCTGGTCGATCTATCCAAAAACCTTATGGGGATGACCCTACCGAATACAATATGGACTGGATCAACAGGTATGAACATGGGGAGTTTTTCAGCGCCGACAGCATCCATTTTAATGATTCCCTTAAATACCAAACCGTAAAAGGAAGAACCGTGTACGGCGGTGGCGGCATTATGCCGGATTACTTCGTGCCTATGGACACGACCATGAGCAGCAGCTACGTGGGCAGGCTGTTCAGCTCAGATTCACATAGGGAGTTCATCATGGACTATTTGGAAGACAATAAGGCCAAATTCGAAAACATGAACTTTGAAACTTATTACAATGACTTCAAGTTTTCTGACAAGGCACTGAAAAAATTGATAGCCATCGGAGAAAAAAACAAGGTGGAGTTTGACGAAAAAGATTACGAAAAATCCAAGTCTTACCTCCAGATCCTCCTAAAGGCTCACATGGGCCGAAATGTCTTCGATGACAATGCCTTCTACAAAGTCATCAACGACGTCAATGAAATCTACCAGCAAGGCATCAAACTATTTGAAGAAGCTGAGCAACTCGCTTTTACGGAAAAAGCAGCTGCTCAATAA
- a CDS encoding hemerythrin domain-containing protein, whose product MPGESHIQKRSIEELVQENYVFAGVLHYFGISFYKYEQQSLEEVCRKFRVNPQQLINELEVWAWRKEPSQDELYLRPIEVLVEYLKNKHHFFLRHQLPFLSNIISGVKLPNEYAGLLADLRLMFPLFVDDFIHHIHEEESTVFNRIKTLQGIEGNGYRLEEALKILNKPSIAGMAHDHEAHDDEMEGIRKLTNGYQLEEGAPTAIKVLYHEMQGFEKELIIHARIENDLLFPKAVELEKEVKRKIISTIRMN is encoded by the coding sequence ATGCCAGGTGAATCTCACATACAGAAACGATCGATAGAAGAATTAGTTCAGGAAAACTACGTCTTTGCTGGTGTTTTACACTATTTTGGTATTAGTTTTTACAAGTACGAACAGCAGTCACTGGAGGAGGTTTGTCGTAAATTTAGGGTAAATCCACAGCAGCTAATCAATGAATTAGAGGTATGGGCATGGAGAAAAGAGCCCAGCCAGGATGAGCTTTACCTACGGCCAATCGAAGTACTGGTGGAATACCTCAAGAACAAGCACCATTTTTTTCTACGGCACCAGTTGCCCTTTTTGTCCAATATCATTTCAGGTGTGAAGCTCCCCAACGAATATGCGGGTTTGTTGGCCGATTTGAGGCTGATGTTTCCGTTGTTTGTGGATGATTTTATCCACCATATCCATGAGGAAGAAAGTACGGTCTTTAATAGAATAAAGACGCTGCAAGGAATAGAGGGCAACGGATACCGGTTGGAGGAAGCATTAAAGATCCTCAACAAGCCTTCCATCGCCGGAATGGCACATGACCATGAAGCGCATGATGATGAGATGGAAGGGATCCGCAAGCTCACCAATGGCTATCAGCTTGAAGAAGGGGCACCCACAGCGATCAAAGTATTGTACCATGAAATGCAGGGTTTCGAGAAGGAATTAATCATCCATGCCAGAATCGAGAATGACCTGCTGTTTCCCAAGGCGGTGGAGTTGGAGAAAGAAGTGAAGCGTAAGATTATCAGTACCATAAGAATGAACTAG
- the ruvX gene encoding Holliday junction resolvase RuvX — translation MGRILAIDLGTKRTGLAVTDILKITANPLETVRTVDLDNYLKDYVQKEEVEAIVVGFPKSMDGSDTNMTQPAIRLKDRLSKTYPDLKIVLVDERFTSKMAMQSMITMGSKKKDRREKAGNLDKISAAIILQTYLDQL, via the coding sequence ATGGGGAGGATTTTAGCGATTGATTTGGGAACAAAAAGGACGGGTTTGGCCGTTACAGACATACTGAAGATTACTGCCAATCCTTTGGAGACCGTTCGCACGGTGGATTTGGACAACTACCTGAAAGATTATGTGCAGAAGGAGGAAGTGGAGGCCATCGTGGTCGGATTCCCAAAATCCATGGATGGCAGTGATACCAATATGACCCAGCCCGCCATCCGGCTCAAAGACCGACTGTCCAAAACATATCCTGATTTAAAAATAGTGTTGGTAGATGAGCGGTTTACCTCCAAGATGGCCATGCAGAGCATGATCACCATGGGCAGTAAAAAGAAAGATAGAAGAGAAAAGGCTGGCAACCTGGATAAAATCAGTGCGGCCATCATACTACAAACTTATTTAGACCAACTATGA
- the def gene encoding peptide deformylase, giving the protein MIYPIIAYGNPILKKEAEEINEGEAINELISDMFDTMDNASGVGLAAPQINKGIRLFVIDSSLMLDEDSEEQGFRKVFINPIILDEYGDDYGFEEGCLSIPDVRAEIIRPETLTIEYFDENWNLKEEEFSGMTARVIQHEYDHLEGILFVDYIKGLKKRLVKSKLIDVSKGKIPTDYSMIYPTR; this is encoded by the coding sequence ATGATATATCCGATTATAGCATACGGAAATCCCATACTAAAGAAAGAAGCAGAAGAGATCAACGAAGGAGAGGCTATCAATGAACTTATTTCGGATATGTTTGATACCATGGACAATGCCAGCGGCGTAGGGCTGGCAGCACCACAAATCAACAAAGGTATCCGGCTTTTTGTAATTGACAGTTCACTGATGCTCGATGAGGATAGTGAGGAGCAAGGCTTCCGTAAGGTATTCATCAATCCCATTATTCTGGATGAGTATGGTGATGATTATGGCTTTGAGGAAGGCTGCTTGAGCATTCCTGATGTGAGAGCTGAGATTATCCGCCCGGAGACGCTGACCATTGAGTATTTTGATGAAAACTGGAACCTAAAGGAGGAGGAGTTTTCAGGAATGACCGCACGGGTTATCCAACACGAGTACGACCACTTGGAAGGAATCCTTTTTGTGGATTACATCAAAGGCCTCAAAAAAAGGTTGGTAAAAAGCAAGCTGATCGATGTCAGCAAAGGGAAAATACCAACAGATTACAGCATGATCTACCCAACAAGGTAG